The sequence CCGCTGTTATGTGCTGCGTGAACTGTCAGATACAGCTCTTTGATAATTGTTTTAAACACTATGAAttgctgaagggtttctctctaGCGTGACCTGACATATGTTGTTTGAGATGACTTTGTTGGCTAAATTTTTTACCACAGTAAGAGCAAccaaatggtttctctcctgtgtgaactctCATGTGTGTGATCATATGTCCTTTTTGGCTACATTTTTTACCACAAACGGTGCAGGTATAGGGTTTTTCTCCAGTATGAACAACCACGTGCCTGCTCATAGCACTTTGACTGAtaaatattttgccacattcagaGCAGTTaaaaggtttctctcctgtgtgagttTTATAATGTTGCGTCAGATCCTCTTTAAGgctaaatcttttaccacactcagagcagcgaAAGGGTGTCTCTTCTAAGTGGATTCTCATGTGTTTGGTCATGTTTTCTTGACGGGTAAAGCTTTTATCACACTCAGGACAGCAgaaaggtttctctcctgtatgaGTCCTCATATGTTGTCTTAAATGACTATTTTGATTAaaacttttaccacactcagagcagatgAAGGGCTTCTCTTCTGTATGAATCCTCATATGATCTGTAAGATGTCTTTGTTGGGTGAATCTTTTATCACACATGgggcagctgaagggtttcatGCCTGTGTGAGTTCTCATATGGTTATGAAGATTTCCTTTTTGGGTAAATCCTTTACCACAACAAGGGCAGCTgaaaggtttctctcctgtgtgaatcctCATATGATCTGTAAGACGACTTTTTTGGCtaaatattttgccacattcagaACAGGAATGTGTTTTCTTATCAGaccttattttcctctttttgatgTTGCACACTGAGTTTGGATCTGACTGGTGTTCCCTGGTCTCCCTCCAATCAGtgctgtcatcagtctcaggGTCAGAGGAGTCTTCAAGCTTGACCTCAACCTCTGGCTGCAAATCTTGCTCTGGATCCAAGTCCCTGGCTGCCTCTGCTTCAGAGTCCTCTCCATTACCCCCTGTTTCCATCTCTTCAGTTTGTTCCTGATGAAGCTGTGAGGACTGAGGTTTTGCTTCAACCTCATCTTCACTCTTCACAGAGACAGGACCAAAAGTGAACTTTATGATATTGGCATCCTCTGGCTTTTGAAGCTGCTCTCCCCCCTGACTGCTCCACATATCCTCtggttcctctttaatgtgCAGAGACTTAGTAATCTcctggttcagactggagcttctCTCCTGCTGCTCAGGGAGAACCTCTTCTTTACTTACTGATAGCTGCCGGACCTCCtcaggaaaaactgaaatacagaAGAACACAGTAAGGAAAACTGATTTCATATTaaaacttgaatttaaaaaggcTACACATTCAATTATAGAAACAGGTCTATAGTTGTTAACATCAAACAGAATGCCATATTTGTGCAAGAGGATGACACTTGCACATGGCTACTAAATTGAAATGTACCTGTGAGTAAAGAAATATCAAAGAAGTATGACAGTGAGTGAACATGAAAGGCTGTTTGTAGGAACTTAatgtctagaccagtggttctcaaccatgGGGTGGGGACCTccttgggggtcacaagacactagaagggggtctccaaatgccctaaaaaaactaagagaatgtttgaattacactgttgccactttgcaccgattctgccaaattttaacccctttccatcATTtattcccaccaattttaaccaattctaaccaatttttgccatttaacaactatttttgtcctttttaaaccctttccacccctttttttctgcctgtttttgccacttctaaaccagttcttgacacttaaGCCTAattttgtctctgttgacccataattgccactattaaacccCTTGAACCACTTTTTACATACAATTTTCTCATTTTGACCACATTTACTTATctgatatgctcatttttgctagtttaaccaatttctacCACTATCTGCcaatttttctttctcagctaatccttttttgccagtttctatcaatttttcatcccatttcgccaaatttccaccctttttgccaatttcaggccatttcaaccactttttaactcccttttaccactatttatgcccattttttgtggtcaatttttgccatttttatccagtttttgccacttctaacccatttctgctacttttaaaatccaatttcaccaccttttacaccatttttgccattattaacccattttagctatgttctaacctattttaattatttttttaacaaagggaaTTACATTTTTGAGGGCTATTCACTACATAAATTAttaagaaaagattttttttttgtctttgataaGACTGGTTATCCAggttaaatatcaaatatatatcacagcttaactttatgatgaaccatgattttttttgttcttcctCTCAAATGTACCTTGcttttggataaaagcatctgctaaatgacattgttgCACTTTGCTGGCGCCCAGTTTGGCTTGGTCCCAGAAAATTCTCCCCTTTCCCCCCACCTGGgttcatccaccttcaggtcTACTGGGGGTCCCCGGACTCTGGCACCTTTATACTGGGGGCCGCAGGCTGAAAAcgttgagaaccagtgctctAGACAATCTGGGCCTGCACCACTGACTGACATGAGCCCATCTATGACCTGGACTGATCCGACTAAAAGAGTAGAAGTTGCTGAAGAATTAGAGCTACAAATGTTGGAGAAATGCTGACTGAAGGCAACAATCACAGTGGGATCATTTAAAACTTTAGCACTGATCTCTTGtgtattttgaagctttttaaaggtttatgtaTTGTGCTATTGACAGTGTTCAAAATTGTATGGGGTTGTTAAAATCATTAGCAATGCTGTCTTTAGAATAACTGGATTTTGCATTTCTTGTTTTAGTTGCAGAGGTATTACTTAGATGTTTATGTGTTCAAGTCAGCCATGTCCTTTGTAAACTAAAAGTATTTCCCCCATGCATATCCCTTTATTTAAAGAGGCTTATTGGGTCAGTTTAATCTTAGGTTAATGACTGCA comes from Cheilinus undulatus linkage group 16, ASM1832078v1, whole genome shotgun sequence and encodes:
- the LOC121523609 gene encoding zinc finger protein OZF-like, whose amino-acid sequence is MSGFQVISVFPEEVRQLSVSKEEVLPEQQERSSSLNQEITKSLHIKEEPEDMWSSQGGEQLQKPEDANIIKFTFGPVSVKSEDEVEAKPQSSQLHQEQTEEMETGGNGEDSEAEAARDLDPEQDLQPEVEVKLEDSSDPETDDSTDWRETREHQSDPNSVCNIKKRKIRSDKKTHSCSECGKIFSQKSRLTDHMRIHTGEKPFSCPCCGKGFTQKGNLHNHMRTHTGMKPFSCPMCDKRFTQQRHLTDHMRIHTEEKPFICSECGKSFNQNSHLRQHMRTHTGEKPFCCPECDKSFTRQENMTKHMRIHLEETPFRCSECGKRFSLKEDLTQHYKTHTGEKPFNCSECGKIFISQSAMSRHVVVHTGEKPYTCTVCGKKCSQKGHMITHMRVHTGEKPFGCSYCGKKFSQQSHLKQHMSGHAREKPFSNS